In Candidatus Bathyarchaeia archaeon, the following are encoded in one genomic region:
- the yciH gene encoding stress response translation initiation inhibitor YciH, with amino-acid sequence MAEICPTCGLPKDLCVCSEIEKEQQRIRIRLETRKFGKPTTIVDGINDKNSNLASLAQKLKSHCACGGTAKNGQIMLQGDHREKVHQYLIKLGYPAENIELQ; translated from the coding sequence ATGGCTGAAATCTGTCCGACATGCGGGCTTCCCAAAGACTTGTGCGTATGCAGTGAAATTGAGAAGGAGCAACAGCGAATTCGCATACGGCTTGAGACACGCAAATTTGGCAAACCAACAACCATAGTGGACGGAATAAATGACAAGAATTCGAATTTGGCAAGTTTGGCGCAGAAGCTGAAGAGTCATTGCGCGTGTGGCGGAACAGCAAAGAATGGTCAGATAATGCTGCAGGGAGACCACCGCGAGAAAGTTCACCAGTATCTGATAAAGCTTGGATATCCCGCAGAAAATATAGAGCTGCAGTAA
- a CDS encoding vitamin B12-dependent ribonucleotide reductase, whose protein sequence is MVIAKIRKRDGRIVDFDAGRIKNAIHKAFVAVELKDGERAESITREVVSLLEEKFKEQIPSVEDAQDFVVEVLRKRGYEKVAVEYETYRKKKEEIRALREEFRIEPKLTVNALEVLNRRYLLKDVTEKIVETPAQMFGRIARAIAKVDKKYGEDSRESEKTFYEMMTRLEFIPNSPTLFNAGTKLGQLSACFVLPVEDSLEGIFTAVKNTALIEKSGGGVGFDFSRLRPKGDIVMSTKGVASGPVSFMRVFDMATEVIKAGGKRRGAMMGILRVDHPDILEFITSKQKPGFLSNFNISVAVTDDFMKALEEDGEYWLVNPRNKEKTAKLKARNVWDLMVKSAWASGDPGVIFIDEINRHNPTPEVGRIESTNPCGEQPLLPYESCNLGSINLSRMVEDGKIKWEKLRETIRNAVHFLDNVVDANKYPLKETAKITRANRKIGLGVMGFADMLIKLKIPYNSNEALELAERLMKFIEEEAHKKSQEIAEKRGSFPNFEKSIWKNKYKAFRNATVTTIAPTGSISIIAGCSSGIEPIFAISFIRNVLSGTRLFETNPLFEAIAKERGFYDAKLLEEIAKTGSVQKIDKVPEDVKKLFLTALDIAPEWHVRMQAAFQKYTDNAVSKTVNLPANATVEDVRKVYDLAWKLKCKGVTVFRYGSKPEQVLYIGEIKTPEGKFISAESEYAGGCPTQTCPFPS, encoded by the coding sequence ATGGTTATCGCTAAGATAAGGAAAAGAGACGGAAGAATCGTTGATTTCGACGCTGGAAGAATCAAAAACGCGATTCACAAGGCTTTTGTCGCAGTTGAGCTTAAAGACGGCGAAAGAGCGGAAAGCATAACCAGAGAAGTTGTTAGCCTTTTGGAGGAAAAGTTCAAAGAGCAGATTCCTTCTGTGGAAGACGCTCAGGATTTTGTTGTTGAGGTTTTGAGGAAGAGAGGTTACGAAAAGGTCGCAGTGGAGTATGAGACTTACAGGAAAAAGAAGGAAGAGATAAGGGCGTTAAGAGAAGAGTTCAGAATAGAGCCAAAACTGACGGTTAACGCGTTAGAAGTTTTGAACCGAAGATATCTTTTGAAGGACGTAACTGAAAAGATTGTGGAAACCCCAGCGCAGATGTTTGGCAGAATTGCGCGGGCCATTGCCAAGGTTGACAAAAAATATGGTGAAGATTCAAGGGAAAGCGAGAAAACCTTCTACGAGATGATGACGCGATTGGAGTTTATTCCCAATTCGCCGACGCTTTTTAATGCTGGAACAAAGCTAGGTCAACTTTCCGCTTGCTTCGTTTTGCCAGTTGAAGACTCTTTGGAGGGCATCTTCACCGCAGTGAAAAACACTGCTTTGATTGAGAAAAGCGGTGGCGGAGTTGGTTTTGACTTTTCAAGACTGCGACCGAAAGGCGACATTGTCATGTCAACGAAAGGGGTCGCGTCGGGTCCGGTGAGTTTCATGCGCGTTTTTGACATGGCTACTGAAGTTATAAAGGCTGGAGGAAAACGCAGAGGCGCTATGATGGGAATTTTGAGAGTTGATCACCCAGACATTTTGGAATTTATAACTTCTAAGCAGAAACCAGGATTTCTTTCGAATTTTAACATTTCAGTCGCGGTTACTGATGATTTTATGAAAGCATTAGAGGAGGACGGCGAATATTGGCTTGTTAACCCTCGAAATAAGGAGAAAACTGCGAAGCTTAAAGCCAGAAATGTGTGGGATTTGATGGTTAAATCTGCCTGGGCAAGCGGCGACCCGGGGGTCATTTTTATTGATGAAATTAACCGGCATAATCCAACGCCAGAAGTGGGAAGGATAGAATCAACTAATCCCTGCGGAGAACAACCGCTACTGCCATATGAATCTTGCAATTTAGGGTCTATAAATCTTTCAAGAATGGTTGAAGATGGAAAGATTAAATGGGAAAAACTAAGAGAGACGATAAGAAATGCGGTTCATTTTCTCGATAATGTTGTAGACGCAAACAAATACCCACTGAAAGAAACCGCGAAGATAACCAGAGCCAACAGAAAAATCGGTTTAGGTGTCATGGGCTTCGCGGACATGCTCATAAAACTGAAAATCCCATACAATTCCAATGAAGCCTTGGAACTTGCTGAACGGCTAATGAAATTCATCGAGGAAGAAGCGCATAAGAAATCCCAAGAGATTGCCGAGAAAAGAGGGTCGTTCCCCAACTTTGAAAAAAGCATATGGAAAAACAAGTATAAAGCGTTCAGAAACGCCACAGTAACAACGATAGCGCCTACTGGAAGCATAAGCATAATAGCCGGCTGCTCCTCCGGAATCGAACCAATATTTGCAATCTCTTTCATAAGAAACGTTTTGAGCGGAACAAGACTTTTCGAAACTAACCCTCTATTCGAGGCAATAGCAAAGGAAAGAGGATTCTATGATGCAAAACTTCTTGAAGAAATCGCGAAAACAGGCTCTGTTCAAAAGATTGACAAAGTCCCAGAAGACGTTAAGAAACTCTTTTTAACAGCCTTAGACATTGCACCTGAATGGCACGTGAGAATGCAAGCGGCCTTTCAGAAATACACCGACAACGCAGTTTCAAAAACCGTTAATTTGCCAGCTAATGCCACTGTTGAGGATGTCAGAAAAGTGTATGATTTAGCTTGGAAGCTGAAATGTAAAGGAGTCACGGTGTTTCGTTACGGTAGCAAACCAGAACAGGTCCTCTATATAGGTGAAATAAAAACTCCGGAAGGAAAATTCATTTCAGCAGAGTCAGAATATGCTGGCGGTTGCCCAACCCAAACTTGCCCATTTCCAAGCTGA
- a CDS encoding nucleotidyltransferase domain-containing protein encodes MLKLPEKIRRTLEKTVAELRVKENVYGIGLFGSWSRGEASASSDVDLLILDKSSFNYEYVERIDAAGLLIDLDHVPKRWIHGPIPPEIDQKLYEMQILYDRDWSLTNTKLLMTKFYNSTERVDIRTEAHVVDSDIYLSRATSAFSREDFESAYLFAAVALESILKVLVEIALEPFSNSRFIERLETSAAKLEMSDLFKEYMEMSRLNKVDNESVKEKLRLFKLIWDEARVTALQNLPVLESAHFKVRTKLNYYLSPAFLNGMVLRASSLIENGKLAETTHYLNNVLIDIVENYVWLTSLIEKVKVDYTTMMRSLKSLGEKNPKNYENITKFFELADINTREAKRAIEKTREITLKIRRDRKVLIKNHLRKS; translated from the coding sequence GTGTTGAAGCTTCCAGAAAAAATACGCAGAACACTGGAGAAAACCGTTGCTGAGTTGCGGGTTAAAGAAAACGTTTATGGTATAGGCTTGTTTGGAAGTTGGAGCCGAGGCGAAGCTTCAGCGTCAAGTGATGTTGACTTATTAATTCTCGACAAAAGCAGCTTCAACTACGAGTATGTAGAAAGAATCGACGCAGCTGGTTTACTTATAGACTTAGACCATGTTCCGAAACGGTGGATTCACGGTCCAATTCCTCCCGAAATAGACCAAAAACTCTACGAGATGCAAATCCTCTATGATAGGGATTGGTCTTTGACAAACACTAAACTTTTGATGACTAAATTCTACAACTCAACTGAGCGTGTTGACATTCGAACAGAAGCGCACGTCGTAGATTCAGATATATACTTGAGCCGTGCAACCTCAGCCTTTTCAAGAGAAGATTTTGAAAGCGCTTATCTTTTCGCCGCTGTCGCCTTAGAAAGCATTTTGAAAGTTTTGGTTGAAATTGCTCTTGAGCCTTTCTCGAACAGCCGGTTTATAGAGCGATTGGAAACTTCAGCGGCAAAACTGGAAATGTCCGATTTGTTTAAGGAGTACATGGAAATGTCAAGGTTGAACAAGGTGGATAATGAAAGTGTCAAAGAAAAACTACGTCTTTTCAAGCTTATTTGGGACGAAGCAAGAGTGACAGCCTTGCAGAATCTTCCGGTTTTGGAGTCTGCACACTTTAAGGTTAGGACTAAACTGAATTATTATCTGTCTCCCGCTTTTCTTAATGGCATGGTATTACGTGCAAGCTCTCTAATTGAAAACGGAAAACTCGCTGAAACAACACACTACCTAAACAACGTGCTTATTGACATTGTTGAAAACTATGTCTGGCTGACATCACTAATCGAAAAAGTCAAAGTTGACTACACGACTATGATGCGCTCTTTGAAAAGCCTCGGAGAAAAAAACCCGAAAAACTATGAGAACATAACAAAATTTTTTGAATTAGCTGACATAAACACGCGTGAAGCGAAGCGGGCTATCGAGAAAACCCGAGAAATAACGCTTAAAATACGACGAGATAGGAAAGTTTTAATCAAAAATCACTTAAGAAAGAGTTAA
- a CDS encoding TIGR04076 family protein, whose translation MFETGKYRLVITVKEVRGNCPVHKVGEQIVVDSPRIAVSETDNLCIHALGCMLSMIVPLSHGISFKQLGLAKEEGERGYFQCLDPGKPYTGGGTVLFEIKREKI comes from the coding sequence ATGTTCGAAACTGGTAAGTACCGTTTGGTTATTACCGTTAAAGAAGTGCGTGGAAACTGTCCAGTCCATAAGGTTGGAGAACAAATAGTTGTAGACTCGCCCAGAATAGCCGTTAGTGAAACTGACAATCTTTGCATTCATGCTTTAGGCTGTATGCTTTCTATGATTGTTCCCTTAAGTCACGGAATAAGCTTTAAGCAGTTGGGTTTAGCGAAAGAAGAAGGCGAGAGAGGCTATTTTCAATGTTTGGACCCGGGGAAACCTTACACGGGCGGCGGAACTGTGCTCTTCGAAATAAAACGGGAGAAAATCTAG
- a CDS encoding transcription initiation factor IIB — protein MSKKEGGARQRLVDKCPECGSANLVHDYDTGETVCGDCGLVLYEQMMDKGPEWRAFTQEEKASRSRVGVPTSYSVHDKGLSTAISQVDRDAFGRKLPLSTRLQMWRLRKWQIRSRVHSSVDRNLAQAMAELDRLSDKVYIPPPIKEKAAVIYRKALDKGLVRGRSIAAIAAAALYAACRGSGTPRTLREIAEASLVDKKDVARCYRLLLRELDVQMPIADPLTYISKIAERTGISGKTQGIAIQILRDARKRRAAAGKDPMGLAAAALYIACLQNNEKKTQKDIAEAAGVTEVTVRNRYKTLKKQLNLELPD, from the coding sequence ATGAGTAAAAAAGAAGGCGGAGCCCGTCAACGTCTAGTTGACAAATGCCCAGAATGCGGAAGCGCAAACCTTGTTCATGATTACGATACTGGCGAAACTGTCTGCGGCGACTGCGGACTTGTCTTGTATGAGCAGATGATGGACAAAGGACCTGAATGGCGTGCTTTCACCCAGGAAGAGAAAGCGTCAAGAAGTCGCGTTGGAGTGCCAACGTCATATTCAGTGCATGATAAAGGCTTGTCAACAGCCATAAGCCAAGTTGACAGAGATGCTTTCGGAAGAAAGCTTCCGTTATCTACGCGTTTGCAGATGTGGCGTCTTAGGAAATGGCAGATACGTTCGAGAGTGCATTCCTCTGTTGATAGAAATCTTGCTCAAGCGATGGCTGAACTTGACCGTTTGTCGGATAAGGTTTACATTCCACCACCGATAAAGGAGAAAGCGGCTGTTATTTATCGTAAGGCTTTGGATAAAGGTTTGGTTCGCGGTAGGTCAATTGCCGCGATTGCGGCTGCTGCGTTGTATGCTGCGTGTCGTGGAAGTGGGACGCCTAGGACGCTTAGGGAAATCGCTGAGGCAAGTTTGGTTGATAAGAAGGATGTTGCGCGTTGTTATAGATTGTTACTTCGTGAGCTTGATGTGCAGATGCCGATTGCTGACCCGTTGACTTATATTTCAAAGATTGCCGAGAGAACAGGGATTTCAGGTAAAACGCAGGGAATTGCCATACAGATTTTACGTGACGCGAGAAAGAGACGGGCTGCGGCTGGTAAAGACCCTATGGGTTTGGCTGCAGCAGCATTATACATTGCTTGTTTACAGAATAACGAGAAGAAAACGCAGAAGGACATTGCTGAGGCTGCGGGTGTTACGGAAGTTACTGTTAGGAACCGCTACAAGACTTTGAAGAAACAGCTTAACTTAGAGCTTCCAGACTAA
- a CDS encoding saccharopine dehydrogenase family protein has protein sequence MKALVLGCGNIGSAAAEDLAKSLSSLEIVVADKDENRAKKVAKKIGRTNVSWAQIDAANQNKLASSLKGFDVVAGFLPATLGYRLAEACINAKTNLVDVSFMEENPLTLNNKAKKAGVTIIPDCGFAPGISNILVGNAVRKLDRAESVHIMVGGLPEKPVPPLGYTITWSPESLIDEYTRKARIVRNGKIEEVEALSGLEQIEFLNVGKLEAFYTDGLRNLLDTIKGVEEMWEKTLRYPGHAEKISLLRALGFFEEEQVEIEGIRLSPRKLTAKLFQQKLCKPEIGDIVALKMEVSGVKGSKHVRRIYHLVDHYDSVHNVTAMARTTAYPASIIAQLMLKGAIKEKGVVPPELLGMNESVFQEFLDELVNRGIRIREEIA, from the coding sequence ATGAAAGCGCTTGTGCTAGGTTGCGGAAACATAGGCTCCGCTGCAGCAGAAGACCTTGCAAAAAGCCTAAGCTCACTCGAAATCGTAGTAGCCGACAAAGACGAAAACAGAGCAAAAAAAGTCGCAAAAAAAATAGGCAGAACAAACGTCTCTTGGGCTCAAATAGACGCAGCAAATCAAAACAAACTAGCCAGTTCCTTGAAAGGCTTCGACGTTGTAGCAGGGTTTTTACCAGCAACGCTCGGCTATCGTTTAGCAGAAGCGTGCATAAACGCCAAAACCAACCTAGTTGACGTGTCCTTCATGGAAGAAAACCCATTAACACTCAACAATAAAGCCAAAAAGGCTGGCGTAACCATCATTCCAGACTGCGGATTCGCTCCGGGAATAAGCAACATCCTCGTAGGAAACGCCGTAAGAAAACTGGATAGGGCTGAAAGCGTGCACATAATGGTTGGTGGACTCCCAGAAAAACCCGTCCCACCATTGGGCTATACGATAACATGGTCGCCTGAAAGCCTAATCGACGAATACACGAGAAAAGCCAGAATTGTTAGAAATGGCAAGATTGAAGAGGTGGAAGCCCTAAGCGGATTGGAGCAAATCGAATTCCTAAACGTTGGAAAACTTGAAGCGTTCTATACCGACGGTCTAAGAAATTTGTTGGACACCATAAAAGGCGTGGAAGAAATGTGGGAGAAAACGCTCAGATATCCCGGACATGCGGAAAAAATCAGTCTGTTGCGAGCTTTAGGCTTCTTTGAAGAAGAACAAGTTGAAATAGAAGGCATTCGATTGTCGCCGAGAAAACTTACAGCTAAGTTATTTCAACAGAAACTTTGTAAGCCAGAAATCGGAGACATCGTAGCTTTAAAGATGGAAGTTTCCGGCGTTAAAGGAAGCAAACATGTGCGTCGTATTTACCATTTGGTTGACCATTACGATTCAGTTCATAATGTGACGGCGATGGCGAGAACCACAGCCTATCCGGCCTCAATAATTGCGCAGTTAATGCTTAAAGGCGCTATAAAAGAGAAAGGCGTGGTTCCGCCTGAACTGTTAGGAATGAATGAAAGCGTTTTTCAAGAATTCTTGGATGAATTGGTGAATAGAGGAATACGGATTAGAGAGGAGATAGCTTAG
- a CDS encoding nicotinate phosphoribosyltransferase produces the protein MSQKLDFVCEEDVSMFTDLYELTMCASYFDNKKFETATFDLFIRRLPPNRSYFLFAGLEQVLAYLEKVRFNEKQIDFLKKQGFKDDFLDYLKKFKFTGEVWAVPEGTVVFPNEPLIRVTAPIIEAQLIETFILNTVNLQTTIATKASRVVNTAKGRPIIEFGLRREHGIDAGMKVARSSYIAGCSGTSNVLAGMKYGIPIFGTMAHSFVMLFDKEIDSFRAFTKTFPDKSTLLIDTFDDIKGAEKAIIVAKELEAKGFKLRAVRLDSGDLVEISKKVRQLLDKNGLRYVNIFASGDLDEYRIEELLKKDAKIDAFGVGTKMGTSSDKPYVDIIYKLSEKMNENGELSPIMKLSKGKVTLPGKKQVFRLKDAEGNFVKDIIALHDEKIEGEPLLTKVMANGKIVCSLPSLDEIRKKATENVSKLPEKYKKLKGAPRYPVMLSPKLRKLMKELKKRIKEKEIVNF, from the coding sequence GTGAGTCAAAAGTTGGATTTTGTGTGCGAAGAAGACGTGAGCATGTTCACTGACTTGTACGAGTTAACAATGTGCGCAAGCTATTTCGACAACAAAAAATTTGAAACAGCCACTTTCGACCTCTTCATAAGAAGACTGCCGCCAAATCGCTCTTACTTTTTATTTGCTGGTTTAGAACAGGTTCTGGCTTACCTTGAAAAAGTAAGATTCAACGAAAAGCAGATTGACTTTTTGAAAAAACAGGGGTTTAAGGATGACTTTCTCGATTACCTTAAAAAATTCAAATTTACAGGCGAAGTGTGGGCTGTCCCAGAGGGCACCGTGGTTTTTCCAAACGAACCCTTGATTAGAGTTACCGCACCCATAATAGAGGCTCAACTAATAGAAACCTTCATTCTCAACACTGTCAACCTGCAGACAACAATAGCCACGAAGGCTTCAAGAGTCGTTAACACCGCAAAAGGCAGACCAATCATCGAGTTTGGTTTAAGAAGAGAGCATGGCATAGATGCGGGAATGAAAGTAGCGAGAAGCAGCTACATAGCAGGCTGCAGTGGCACTTCAAACGTTCTCGCGGGAATGAAATATGGCATTCCAATTTTTGGCACTATGGCGCACTCATTCGTCATGCTGTTTGATAAAGAAATAGACTCGTTTAGGGCTTTCACGAAAACTTTCCCAGACAAATCCACACTTCTGATTGACACTTTCGACGACATAAAAGGCGCAGAAAAAGCAATCATCGTTGCGAAAGAGCTTGAAGCGAAAGGATTCAAACTTCGCGCAGTGAGACTGGACAGTGGAGACTTGGTGGAAATAAGCAAGAAAGTTAGACAACTCTTAGACAAGAACGGCTTGAGGTATGTGAATATTTTTGCAAGCGGAGACTTAGACGAATATAGAATAGAAGAACTGTTAAAAAAAGACGCAAAGATTGACGCTTTCGGTGTTGGAACTAAAATGGGAACTTCATCAGACAAGCCATATGTAGACATCATCTACAAACTATCCGAGAAAATGAACGAAAACGGAGAGCTTTCGCCCATAATGAAACTGAGCAAAGGCAAAGTCACACTTCCAGGCAAAAAACAGGTTTTCCGACTTAAAGATGCTGAAGGCAACTTTGTGAAAGACATAATCGCCTTGCATGACGAAAAAATAGAGGGAGAACCGCTTCTCACGAAGGTTATGGCTAATGGCAAAATAGTTTGCAGTCTCCCGTCGCTGGATGAAATAAGAAAAAAAGCCACGGAAAACGTTTCAAAGCTTCCGGAGAAGTATAAGAAGCTGAAGGGTGCGCCGCGTTATCCTGTCATGCTTAGTCCAAAGCTAAGAAAGTTAATGAAGGAGTTAAAGAAGCGAATAAAGGAAAAAGAAATCGTTAACTTTTAG
- a CDS encoding NosD domain-containing protein encodes MNTTISGITISGSIHGLDYPPDEIFSTGQNNSIIGNTVNLGAIRVENSSQDLISKNIVNCSDRYLDSGSLGHGIWLINVTDCIIRENVVNGAKDAIQYSGSNCSIYANNVTNCRHGIIGNGDQTIVDSNRLVHFWTEQEASIHSAGDTLALEFSGTNHIISHNFIANSSNRGIVLNVFNATVESNVAENCAVGFVINGCNNTVTYNNITGNTASIARALGDDSIAPYGLVLGGSNMTLRNNMMEKNKGSFNLSMQGDLSNFINDVDTSNKIDGRPIYYWVDKHNLAVPNDAGYVALVNCTNITVQNLNLTNNGQSLLLAFTTNSTIANNSITANRQGILLRNSPRNIIRDNYVAINNPGLNIELVASPNCTIYRNIIASSTYGVILTMSNNTRVIANTLMYNYYGANLYLNQSWFCVVYHNNFIQEPGLQGPRQLVIVSGSNNTFDNGYPSGGNFWSDYVGVDSQATGVGFPYYIISGEAQDKYPLMGQIHEYDIVVSGNIFQVDIESNSTVSGFQYLETAKAISFNVEGSEGTRGFCRITVPKLVYQQLWQSNISIFINGTKVQFSNFTDSENVYFYFFYEHSARNIIVVPWYLLLFLILLFVVVGIFEIKHRKRSDAALTKQTNDLKTGSKSKNEPHRTEIAHP; translated from the coding sequence ATGAATACAACTATAAGTGGAATAACGATTTCGGGCAGTATACACGGCTTAGATTATCCCCCCGACGAAATTTTCTCGACAGGTCAAAACAACAGCATAATCGGAAACACTGTCAACTTGGGCGCTATACGCGTCGAGAACAGTTCTCAAGACTTAATCAGCAAGAACATAGTTAACTGCAGCGACCGCTACTTGGACAGTGGTTCATTGGGCCATGGAATATGGCTTATCAATGTTACAGATTGCATTATACGGGAAAATGTGGTGAATGGTGCTAAAGATGCCATTCAGTACTCTGGTTCAAACTGCAGTATCTATGCGAACAATGTGACAAACTGCAGACATGGAATAATTGGGAACGGCGACCAAACCATTGTGGACTCTAACAGACTCGTACACTTCTGGACCGAGCAGGAAGCCTCTATCCACTCAGCTGGAGATACGCTGGCGCTAGAATTCTCTGGAACAAACCACATAATCAGCCATAACTTCATTGCAAACAGTTCCAACAGAGGGATCGTTCTTAATGTTTTCAACGCTACTGTTGAGAGCAATGTTGCGGAAAACTGCGCAGTGGGGTTCGTGATAAACGGGTGCAATAACACTGTAACTTACAACAATATTACGGGCAACACTGCGAGCATTGCCAGAGCGTTAGGAGACGACTCAATAGCTCCCTATGGACTGGTTCTTGGAGGCAGCAATATGACATTAAGAAATAACATGATGGAAAAGAACAAGGGAAGCTTTAATTTGAGTATGCAGGGCGACTTATCAAACTTCATAAATGACGTTGACACATCTAATAAAATCGACGGAAGACCAATCTACTACTGGGTTGATAAGCACAATCTTGCTGTTCCAAATGATGCAGGATACGTTGCACTCGTTAACTGCACGAATATAACGGTTCAGAACCTGAACCTCACAAATAACGGGCAAAGCCTTCTCCTAGCATTCACAACAAATTCCACAATCGCAAACAATAGCATTACGGCCAACCGGCAAGGCATACTACTTCGCAATAGTCCAAGAAACATAATCAGAGACAACTACGTCGCCATAAATAACCCTGGGCTCAACATAGAACTTGTGGCGTCTCCAAATTGCACGATTTACAGAAACATTATAGCTTCCAGTACCTATGGCGTCATACTCACCATGTCAAACAACACCAGAGTGATAGCCAACACATTAATGTACAATTACTACGGAGCTAACTTGTACTTGAATCAATCTTGGTTCTGTGTGGTATATCACAACAACTTCATACAAGAGCCCGGTCTACAAGGCCCTCGCCAGCTGGTGATTGTCTCAGGCTCAAACAACACATTTGACAACGGATACCCTTCTGGAGGCAACTTTTGGAGTGACTATGTGGGAGTTGACTCACAAGCCACGGGTGTAGGCTTCCCGTACTACATCATCTCGGGAGAAGCACAAGACAAGTATCCTCTGATGGGTCAAATTCACGAGTACGACATTGTCGTCTCGGGAAACATCTTTCAAGTTGACATCGAGAGCAATTCAACAGTGTCAGGCTTCCAGTATCTTGAAACTGCGAAGGCGATAAGCTTCAATGTGGAAGGCTCAGAAGGCACACGCGGTTTCTGTAGAATCACCGTGCCCAAACTCGTTTATCAGCAACTTTGGCAGAGTAACATCAGCATTTTCATCAACGGAACCAAAGTCCAATTCAGCAATTTCACTGACTCCGAAAACGTGTACTTCTACTTCTTCTATGAGCATTCTGCGCGCAATATCATTGTAGTACCTTGGTACCTGTTGCTTTTCTTGATTCTGCTGTTTGTCGTCGTTGGAATATTTGAGATCAAGCATCGCAAGCGCTCCGATGCCGCTCTGACAAAACAGACGAATGATTTAAAGACGGGGAGTAAGTCCAAAAACGAACCACACAGAACCGAAATTGCTCACCCATAG